In one window of Pseudomonas putida DNA:
- the lapD gene encoding cyclic di-GMP receptor LapD has translation MSLFKQLLLAICLLLAIAFSGSFMVSLESSRSQYVNQLRSHAQDAATALALSLTPNIDDPAMVELMVSSIFDSGYYSSIKVIDLDSNAVLVERHAEPDSNGVPGWFIGLIGLEPAGGDAIVSRGWQQAARVEVISHPMFALAKLWQSALGSLGWLLLCGVVSAVLGALLLRRQLRPLDYMVAQSHAIARREFLSLPELPRTPELRRVVQAMNQMVEKLKALFTEQAERSEKLRSESYQDSLTGLANRRYFEMQLNTRVSNLEEARAGYLLLLRVQDLAGLNARLGGQRTDQLLQAVGEQLRRTCASYPETKDLITRSRGGEFAVLAPGMVHEEAVQLAQALEATLQSLHVTGASDVDPVACIGLAPFSPGDAPQALLKLADEALARAESQPEPGWVCLEQGAAAQAADSHHAWHSRLDQALDKGQFQLFFQPVVDCHAPERVLHYKVISRLYDGQDEALVAGRFLPWLERFGWMPRLDLLVLEKVLRHLQQHGESLALNLSAATLADAKALQRVYELLGQHAALGPRLTFEIGEEQLPEQAQLEKLTRHLHRLGFGLALQRFGGRFSMIGNLAHLGLAYLKIDGGYIRSIDQERHKRLFIEAIQGAAHSIDLPLIAERVETEGELQVLREMGVQGIQGQLVGEPAPWK, from the coding sequence ATGTCACTGTTCAAACAATTGTTGCTTGCCATATGCCTGCTCCTGGCCATCGCCTTCAGTGGCAGCTTCATGGTCAGCCTGGAGAGTTCGCGCAGCCAGTACGTCAACCAGCTGCGCTCCCACGCCCAGGACGCGGCGACGGCGCTGGCCTTGTCGCTCACACCCAACATCGATGATCCGGCAATGGTCGAGCTGATGGTCAGCTCGATCTTCGACAGTGGTTATTACTCGAGCATCAAGGTCATCGACCTGGACTCCAACGCCGTCCTGGTCGAGCGTCATGCCGAGCCGGACAGCAACGGGGTACCAGGGTGGTTCATCGGCCTGATCGGGCTTGAGCCGGCCGGCGGCGATGCCATTGTCAGCCGGGGATGGCAGCAGGCCGCGCGGGTCGAGGTCATCAGCCACCCGATGTTCGCCCTGGCCAAGCTCTGGCAGAGTGCCCTGGGCAGCCTGGGCTGGTTGCTGCTGTGCGGCGTGGTGAGTGCGGTGCTGGGTGCACTGCTGCTGCGCCGCCAACTGCGGCCGCTGGACTACATGGTGGCGCAGTCCCACGCGATCGCCCGCCGTGAGTTCCTCAGCCTGCCTGAGCTGCCGCGCACGCCAGAACTGCGTCGGGTGGTGCAGGCGATGAACCAGATGGTCGAGAAGCTCAAGGCACTGTTCACCGAACAGGCCGAGCGCAGTGAAAAGCTGCGCAGCGAGTCGTACCAGGACAGCCTCACCGGGCTGGCCAACCGGCGCTACTTCGAAATGCAGTTGAACACGCGTGTCAGCAACCTCGAAGAGGCTCGAGCCGGTTATCTGCTGTTGCTGCGGGTGCAGGACCTGGCCGGCCTCAACGCCCGCTTGGGTGGTCAGCGCACCGACCAGTTGTTGCAGGCGGTGGGCGAGCAGCTGCGGCGCACATGTGCCAGCTATCCGGAAACCAAGGACCTCATCACCCGCAGCCGCGGTGGCGAGTTTGCTGTTCTGGCACCGGGCATGGTGCATGAAGAGGCGGTGCAACTGGCACAGGCCCTCGAGGCGACCTTGCAGAGCCTGCATGTGACAGGTGCCAGCGATGTCGACCCGGTGGCGTGTATCGGATTGGCGCCGTTCAGCCCTGGGGACGCACCGCAAGCCCTGTTGAAGCTGGCTGACGAGGCGCTGGCACGGGCCGAGAGCCAACCGGAGCCAGGCTGGGTCTGCCTGGAGCAGGGCGCCGCTGCCCAGGCTGCCGACAGCCATCACGCCTGGCATTCACGTCTTGACCAGGCTCTGGACAAGGGGCAGTTCCAACTGTTCTTCCAGCCCGTGGTGGACTGCCATGCGCCAGAGCGAGTCCTGCACTACAAAGTGATTTCGCGCCTGTACGACGGACAGGACGAGGCGCTTGTCGCAGGGCGCTTCCTGCCGTGGCTCGAGCGTTTCGGCTGGATGCCACGGCTCGACCTGCTGGTGCTGGAGAAGGTGTTGCGGCATCTGCAGCAGCATGGTGAGTCGCTGGCGCTGAACCTGTCTGCCGCCACCCTGGCCGATGCCAAAGCATTGCAGCGAGTCTACGAACTGCTGGGGCAGCATGCAGCATTGGGGCCGAGGTTGACCTTCGAGATCGGCGAGGAGCAACTGCCAGAACAGGCACAGCTGGAAAAACTGACCCGCCATTTGCACAGGCTCGGCTTCGGCCTGGCGCTGCAGCGCTTCGGCGGGCGCTTCAGCATGATCGGCAACCTGGCTCACCTGGGCTTGGCGTACCTGAAGATCGATGGCGGTTATATCCGCAGCATCGACCAGGAGCGGCACAAGCGGCTGTTCATCGAAGCGATCCAGGGGGCGGCGCACAGCATCGACCTGCCGTTGATTGCTGAGCGCGTCGAGACCGAAGGCGAGCTGCAGGTGTTGCGCGAGATGGGTGTGCAGGGGATTCAGGGGCAGTTGGTGGGCGAGCCCGCGCCCTGGAAATAA
- a CDS encoding SRPBCC family protein, translated as MQTLKPDTLIRNPQGCLVVSSVDIAAPAEAVWNIVGNFAGFPVFIPALAHIDMTGSGVRSVRKKLFKDGNVVIEQLNSRDEQTMQMTWSLIYTSLNIGNLWAAMQVEALDAHRSRAVWTIQAEPWEGGPEALPGFQAFLQGFADEAMANVRNLLS; from the coding sequence ATGCAAACACTCAAACCCGACACGCTGATCCGTAATCCACAAGGCTGCCTGGTGGTATCCAGCGTGGACATTGCAGCTCCGGCGGAGGCGGTATGGAACATCGTTGGCAACTTCGCTGGCTTCCCGGTGTTCATCCCCGCTTTGGCCCACATCGACATGACTGGGAGCGGCGTACGTTCGGTGCGCAAGAAACTGTTCAAGGACGGCAATGTGGTCATCGAGCAGTTGAACTCGCGAGACGAGCAGACAATGCAGATGACATGGAGCCTGATCTACACCAGCCTGAATATCGGCAACCTGTGGGCTGCGATGCAGGTCGAGGCGCTGGATGCGCATCGCAGCCGTGCGGTCTGGACTATCCAGGCCGAACCTTGGGAAGGCGGCCCGGAGGCATTGCCAGGCTTCCAGGCATTTCTCCAGGGCTTTGCCGATGAGGCGATGGCGAACGTGCGCAATCTGCTGAGCTGA
- a CDS encoding diiron oxygenase has protein sequence MNALEYRSFADAWEERATIRTRPRRRIEDDQRLIYPLSRQPLVQSATFQRACPHLRDFVLVQSLYKFINDVVIFETEIVDRTARRIAKDRFTVRFPFACRYDAMTVVVDEDYHALVAMDFLQQTIALTGLEPIALPTEIELSRAIPTALAQVPEALRDALELICVGIAENTLTDDVAAFARDDTVKPSVKGLMADHLLDEGRHSSFWARLTRIYWQAAPEVDRQMIAQVLPVFLGQYLTNDIQQAFDFNLIEALPVNETLRQSLREEVLGLAYPINHQHPLLGNILRFFRSSSMLESPCVQEALRGYLP, from the coding sequence ATGAATGCGCTCGAATACCGCTCCTTCGCCGACGCATGGGAGGAGCGTGCCACCATCCGCACCCGCCCGCGGCGTCGGATCGAGGACGACCAGCGGCTGATCTACCCGCTCAGCCGCCAACCATTGGTGCAAAGCGCCACGTTCCAACGGGCTTGCCCACACCTGCGTGATTTCGTGCTGGTGCAGAGCCTCTACAAGTTCATCAACGACGTGGTGATCTTCGAGACCGAGATCGTCGACCGCACGGCCCGGCGGATTGCCAAGGACCGCTTCACCGTGCGTTTTCCCTTCGCCTGTCGCTACGACGCAATGACCGTGGTGGTCGACGAGGACTACCACGCGCTGGTGGCCATGGACTTCCTGCAGCAGACCATCGCCCTGACCGGCCTCGAGCCGATCGCCCTGCCTACTGAGATCGAACTCAGCCGTGCGATCCCCACGGCACTGGCACAGGTGCCAGAAGCGCTGCGGGACGCCCTCGAGCTGATCTGCGTCGGCATCGCCGAAAACACCCTGACCGACGATGTCGCCGCCTTTGCCCGCGATGACACGGTCAAGCCCTCGGTGAAGGGGCTGATGGCCGATCACCTGCTCGACGAGGGTCGGCATTCGAGCTTCTGGGCGCGTCTGACGCGGATCTATTGGCAAGCCGCGCCGGAGGTCGATCGCCAGATGATCGCCCAGGTGCTGCCCGTGTTCCTGGGCCAGTACCTGACCAACGACATCCAGCAGGCCTTCGACTTCAACCTGATCGAGGCGTTGCCAGTCAACGAAACACTGCGCCAGTCGCTGCGCGAAGAAGTGCTCGGCCTGGCCTATCCGATCAACCACCAGCATCCGTTGCTGGGTAACATCCTGCGCTTCTTCCGCAGCAGCTCGATGCTCGAGTCGCCTTGCGTGCAGGAAGCCCTGCGCGGCTACCTGCCCTGA
- a CDS encoding DUF3050 domain-containing protein encodes MSTLKRTLASHKATLARHPLFSEIDTVETLQRFMETHVFAVWDFMSLTKRLQRELTCVSLPWLPPADPAAARLINEIVLGEESDDCPQHGHYSHFELYLDAMREVGASTQAIERFVHLQQQGLDYATALQRCGASEAAKHFVVDTLDVALNAPAHRVAAAFLHGRESVIPAMFQQILDEWGIGQAQAPTFRYYLQRHIEVDAEDHGPAAEALLARLVNDDPQRQHEVYEAAIAAVQSRTALWDRLRASLQVTASEVTP; translated from the coding sequence ATGAGCACATTGAAGCGCACACTTGCCAGTCATAAAGCCACGCTCGCACGACATCCACTCTTTTCAGAAATCGACACCGTTGAAACCTTGCAACGCTTCATGGAAACCCATGTTTTCGCGGTGTGGGACTTCATGTCGCTGACCAAGCGCCTGCAACGGGAACTGACCTGCGTAAGCCTGCCCTGGCTTCCACCTGCAGACCCCGCCGCTGCCCGGCTGATCAACGAGATCGTGCTCGGCGAAGAGTCTGATGACTGCCCGCAGCACGGCCACTACAGCCACTTCGAACTGTACCTGGACGCCATGCGCGAAGTCGGCGCCAGCACCCAGGCCATCGAACGCTTCGTCCACCTGCAACAACAGGGGCTCGACTACGCCACCGCCCTGCAGCGCTGCGGCGCCAGCGAGGCAGCCAAGCACTTCGTCGTCGACACACTCGACGTGGCACTCAACGCGCCTGCCCATCGCGTGGCAGCAGCGTTCCTGCATGGCCGTGAAAGTGTCATTCCCGCAATGTTCCAGCAAATCCTCGACGAGTGGGGCATCGGCCAGGCGCAGGCCCCGACCTTCCGCTATTACCTGCAGCGCCACATCGAGGTCGACGCCGAAGATCACGGTCCGGCCGCCGAAGCGCTGCTGGCGCGCCTGGTGAACGATGACCCGCAACGTCAACACGAGGTGTACGAAGCCGCCATCGCCGCTGTCCAGAGCCGCACCGCGTTGTGGGACCGTCTGCGCGCCTCGCTGCAGGTAACCGCCAGCGAGGTCACGCCATGA
- a CDS encoding amino acid adenylation domain-containing protein produces MRRLDILLVGHSLALRNLARILDEQGHGTLLAGTPSALRQALASHHSLVLEDGSLVLCTSDWALLGETPLLRIRLGASHGDTLPHLELLCWCASATAARLISRVSLVAPSSGNGQQLREDAVRALEGQVTHQVACLARDPQHLSETCTVEPGLQMREHGLDWLQTLAYRHPFNRSQRADLLVSSEVGLMEGLEQPLRQYAQKPALNRDGQRSSYHDLHALAVTLQRALLPLLPDQDDQPVVVGVCLAKSPALYASVLAILGCGAIYLPLDPTTPTERRQRILQDSGARVLLHDGQPHAGLALLDVRTLQAATDSCLPSLVLRQGTAERACVAIYTSGTTGQPKGVLLSQRNLTHFIAWYREHVALDAHSRVLQFSTIGFDASLLDILPTFACGAELVIPSDDQRRDPQLLVQLIHSQAVSHAFLPPALLSILPPDEPLGLRHLITGGDVCEPQVIARYSEQCRMHNIYGPTETTVLATTRICAAGDSNRNLGVPIANTQVLILDDDLQPVTQETPGELYICGPGVGLGYLNNPELTAERFIALDLPDSRSLRTYRTGDIGKWTAQGIELCGRRDNQVKIRGFRVEPEEIEHCLRNSGLYAQIAVVIDAQRRVLAFAAQPTSHQADTALRQHAERHLPDYMRPGFYQVLEQMPYTANGKVDRLALRTLPLTLPAAQRIAPGTPTEQRLLGLWSELLELDQADISADDSFFSLGGHSILLSRLLLEVRQAFGRGVAINRFIEQPTLQRLGALLDGDADALDSSLERLEQDANRDLNLQVLPLQAMGDVHKVIVTGANSFLGVHLVEALLGWGATEVACLVRSNATQTASERFRQALTDNQLSLDDERVRVFDADLRRPRLGLSDADYDDLDLNYGALVHNAAQVNHVLDYQALASDNIEPLFECLRLCEGRRKKVFNFVSTLSACSAMDSDGRVLEQGPVSTPPIYIRNGYNLSKWVGERILQRAREAGVRVNLFRPGNISFDSRNGVCQPQRNRLMLMLKGSLQLGQVPRLEIDFDLMPVDFLARFIAFHSSRHHPAQCVFNLHNPEPLRWQDYLAAFREQGHHFELVEVEQWQGQLSRVDRDNALFDVLGFYLDGFEEDIGDISSIEHGNAREGVRRMGGCYPAKDPQLLRRGCRYLSAIGFL; encoded by the coding sequence ATGCGACGTCTCGACATACTATTGGTCGGCCACAGCCTCGCGCTGCGCAACCTGGCCCGGATACTCGACGAGCAGGGCCACGGCACCCTGCTGGCCGGTACACCCTCGGCGCTACGCCAGGCCCTGGCCAGCCATCACTCTCTGGTTCTGGAAGACGGCAGCCTGGTGCTGTGCACCAGTGACTGGGCCCTCCTGGGGGAAACGCCGTTGCTCAGGATCCGCCTGGGCGCCAGCCACGGCGACACCCTGCCACACCTGGAACTGCTGTGCTGGTGCGCCAGTGCCACGGCTGCGCGCCTGATCAGCCGGGTATCATTGGTCGCACCCTCCTCGGGCAATGGCCAGCAACTGCGTGAAGATGCCGTGCGAGCTTTGGAGGGGCAGGTCACCCATCAGGTCGCCTGCCTCGCCCGCGATCCGCAACACCTGAGCGAAACGTGCACCGTCGAGCCTGGCCTACAGATGCGTGAGCACGGCCTGGATTGGCTGCAAACGCTGGCCTACCGTCATCCGTTCAACCGCTCCCAGCGCGCAGACCTGCTGGTATCGAGTGAAGTCGGCTTGATGGAGGGCCTGGAGCAGCCTCTGCGCCAGTACGCGCAGAAACCGGCGCTGAACCGCGATGGCCAGCGCAGCAGCTATCACGACCTGCACGCTCTCGCCGTGACCTTGCAACGGGCACTGTTGCCATTACTGCCTGATCAGGACGATCAGCCTGTGGTGGTGGGCGTGTGTCTGGCCAAGTCGCCGGCACTCTATGCCAGCGTGCTGGCGATATTGGGTTGCGGCGCAATCTACCTGCCACTGGACCCGACGACGCCCACAGAGCGTCGCCAACGTATACTGCAGGACTCCGGGGCGCGGGTACTGCTGCATGACGGCCAGCCACATGCCGGACTGGCCCTGCTGGATGTGCGCACGCTGCAGGCGGCCACTGACAGTTGCCTGCCCTCGCTGGTCCTGCGGCAAGGGACAGCAGAGCGGGCCTGCGTGGCGATCTACACCTCTGGCACCACCGGCCAACCGAAAGGCGTGTTGCTCAGCCAGCGCAACCTCACCCACTTCATCGCCTGGTATCGCGAGCATGTCGCGCTGGATGCGCACAGCCGGGTGCTGCAGTTCTCAACCATCGGCTTCGATGCCTCGCTGCTGGATATCCTGCCGACCTTCGCCTGCGGCGCGGAACTGGTCATTCCCAGCGATGACCAGCGCCGTGATCCGCAGCTACTGGTGCAACTTATCCACAGCCAGGCCGTGAGCCATGCGTTTCTGCCGCCAGCACTGCTGAGCATCCTCCCGCCTGATGAACCGCTTGGCCTGCGCCACCTGATCACCGGAGGCGATGTCTGCGAGCCCCAGGTCATCGCTCGGTACAGCGAACAATGCCGGATGCACAACATCTATGGCCCAACCGAAACCACGGTATTGGCGACTACTCGCATCTGCGCTGCCGGTGACAGTAATCGCAACCTGGGGGTGCCGATCGCCAATACTCAGGTGCTGATCCTGGACGACGATTTGCAGCCGGTCACTCAGGAGACGCCCGGAGAACTGTACATCTGCGGCCCGGGGGTCGGGCTGGGGTATCTCAACAATCCAGAACTGACCGCCGAGCGTTTCATCGCACTCGACTTGCCCGATAGCCGTTCGCTGCGTACCTACCGTACAGGTGACATTGGCAAATGGACCGCACAGGGCATCGAGCTGTGCGGGCGACGCGACAATCAAGTGAAGATCCGTGGATTTCGCGTAGAGCCGGAAGAAATCGAACACTGCCTGCGCAACAGCGGCCTGTATGCACAGATCGCGGTGGTGATCGATGCCCAGCGCCGCGTGCTGGCTTTCGCTGCGCAGCCGACAAGCCATCAGGCCGACACTGCACTGCGTCAGCATGCTGAGCGGCATCTGCCCGACTACATGCGTCCGGGGTTCTATCAGGTGTTGGAGCAGATGCCCTACACCGCTAACGGCAAGGTCGACCGCCTGGCGTTGCGGACGCTGCCACTGACGTTGCCAGCGGCACAGCGAATAGCACCCGGCACACCAACCGAGCAGCGTCTGCTGGGGCTCTGGAGTGAGCTGCTGGAACTGGACCAGGCGGATATTTCCGCCGACGACAGCTTCTTCAGCCTGGGCGGACATTCGATCCTGCTGTCGAGGCTGCTGCTGGAAGTGCGCCAGGCCTTCGGCCGCGGCGTGGCGATCAATCGCTTCATCGAACAGCCGACGCTACAGCGCCTGGGTGCGTTGCTCGACGGTGACGCTGACGCACTGGACAGTTCACTCGAACGCCTGGAGCAGGACGCCAACCGTGACTTGAACCTTCAGGTACTGCCCCTGCAGGCCATGGGAGATGTGCACAAGGTCATCGTCACGGGCGCCAACAGCTTTCTCGGCGTGCATCTGGTTGAAGCACTGCTCGGCTGGGGGGCCACGGAGGTGGCGTGCCTGGTACGTAGCAACGCAACCCAGACGGCCAGTGAACGCTTCAGGCAGGCGCTGACAGACAATCAGCTGAGCCTCGATGATGAGCGCGTGCGGGTATTCGACGCGGACCTGCGCCGGCCTCGGCTGGGGTTGAGCGACGCGGACTACGACGATCTCGACTTGAACTACGGTGCACTGGTGCACAACGCCGCCCAGGTCAATCACGTACTCGACTACCAGGCCCTGGCCAGCGACAACATCGAACCGCTGTTCGAGTGCCTGCGCCTTTGCGAAGGGCGGCGCAAGAAGGTCTTCAACTTCGTCTCGACGCTCTCTGCGTGTAGCGCAATGGACAGCGACGGCCGCGTGCTGGAGCAAGGCCCCGTGTCGACTCCGCCGATCTACATCCGCAACGGCTACAACCTGAGCAAATGGGTCGGCGAACGTATTCTCCAGCGGGCGCGTGAAGCAGGGGTACGGGTAAATCTGTTCCGCCCCGGCAATATCAGCTTCGACAGCCGCAATGGCGTATGCCAGCCCCAGCGCAATCGCTTGATGCTGATGCTCAAGGGCTCACTGCAGCTGGGCCAAGTACCACGACTGGAGATCGATTTCGACCTCATGCCGGTGGACTTCCTTGCCCGCTTCATCGCCTTCCACAGCAGCAGGCACCACCCCGCGCAATGCGTCTTCAACCTGCACAACCCCGAACCGCTGCGTTGGCAAGACTACCTGGCCGCGTTCCGCGAGCAGGGCCACCACTTCGAGCTGGTCGAGGTGGAGCAGTGGCAAGGCCAGTTGAGTCGGGTAGATCGCGACAACGCGCTGTTCGATGTCCTGGGCTTTTACCTCGACGGCTTCGAGGAAGACATCGGCGATATCTCCAGCATCGAGCACGGTAATGCCCGCGAGGGTGTTCGGCGCATGGGCGGCTGCTACCCCGCCAAGGACCCGCAGTTGCTGCGTCGCGGCTGCCGCTACCTGAGCGCTATCGGCTTTCTCTGA
- a CDS encoding thioesterase II family protein produces the protein MHVQKPSVTEHSGQPPRTRLICLACSQEHLGQYRAWSHALSDHIELVAVDVRRHAECSPCNPLQGPSALARTVAKYLHPYLEGPHALFGQRLGAHMAFELAQLAEREYPEQTRHLFVSSCDSPRVAEPAASANAIRIPVTVLYPPGTLPEMLGWHAFIRRELELIELPEHSVDKSYQDQRLVRIFNTHLGLLGF, from the coding sequence GTGCACGTCCAGAAACCATCGGTAACAGAGCACTCCGGGCAACCCCCGAGAACCCGTCTCATCTGCCTTGCCTGCAGCCAGGAGCACCTGGGGCAATACCGCGCCTGGTCCCATGCCCTGAGCGACCATATCGAACTGGTAGCGGTGGATGTCAGACGCCATGCCGAATGCAGCCCGTGTAATCCGCTGCAAGGCCCCTCCGCCCTCGCCCGAACCGTGGCCAAGTACCTGCATCCCTACCTTGAAGGGCCCCATGCCCTTTTTGGTCAGCGCCTGGGCGCCCACATGGCGTTCGAGCTTGCCCAACTCGCGGAACGCGAATACCCCGAGCAGACCCGCCATTTGTTTGTTTCCAGCTGTGACAGCCCAAGGGTCGCCGAGCCTGCTGCCAGCGCGAATGCCATACGGATACCGGTGACGGTGCTCTACCCACCTGGAACACTCCCCGAAATGCTTGGCTGGCACGCCTTCATCCGGCGCGAACTGGAGCTCATCGAGCTGCCCGAGCACAGCGTCGACAAGTCATATCAAGACCAAAGACTCGTCAGAATCTTCAACACGCATCTTGGCTTGCTGGGCTTCTAA
- the lapG gene encoding cysteine protease LapG: protein MPLSFPPASRTIAAFDWSGWVFAVAIPGMLNLAVRRLGLAVLLGCLLLGGLHADWDFAQISRRAQQLYGPLGPGQGRIDAWQNLMATQNQGSELDKLQVVNLFFNKQLRYVEDIDLWHEVDYWATPVQSLIKGAGDCEDYAIAKYFSLRRMGVPAEKLRITYVKALRLNRAHMVLTYYSSPQAQPLVLDSLMDAIKPASQRNDLLPVYAFNGEGLWLTGAGGNKKVGDTKRLSRWQDVLKKMQAEGFPAEPVY from the coding sequence GTGCCATTGTCTTTTCCCCCGGCAAGCCGCACCATCGCTGCTTTCGACTGGTCTGGATGGGTGTTCGCAGTGGCGATACCTGGAATGCTCAATTTGGCCGTGCGTCGCCTCGGCCTTGCCGTACTGCTTGGCTGCCTGCTGCTGGGCGGCCTGCATGCGGATTGGGATTTCGCCCAGATCAGCCGTCGCGCGCAACAGCTGTACGGTCCGCTTGGCCCAGGGCAGGGGCGTATCGACGCCTGGCAGAACCTGATGGCCACGCAGAACCAAGGCAGCGAGCTGGACAAACTGCAGGTCGTCAATCTGTTCTTCAACAAGCAGCTGCGTTATGTCGAGGACATCGACCTGTGGCATGAAGTCGATTACTGGGCCACGCCGGTCCAGTCGCTGATCAAGGGCGCCGGCGACTGCGAGGACTACGCCATCGCCAAGTATTTCAGCTTGCGCCGCATGGGGGTGCCCGCCGAAAAACTGCGCATCACCTACGTCAAGGCGTTGCGCCTGAACCGGGCGCACATGGTCCTGACCTATTATTCAAGCCCACAGGCCCAGCCGCTGGTGCTGGACAGCCTGATGGACGCGATCAAGCCGGCCAGCCAGCGCAACGACCTGCTGCCGGTCTATGCCTTCAATGGCGAGGGTTTGTGGCTGACCGGCGCCGGCGGCAACAAGAAGGTCGGCGACACCAAGCGCCTGTCACGCTGGCAGGACGTGCTGAAGAAAATGCAGGCCGAAGGGTTCCCGGCCGAACCGGTTTATTGA
- a CDS encoding CaiB/BaiF CoA transferase family protein, translated as MGALSHLRVLDLSRVLAGPWSGQILADLGADVIKVERPDSGDDTRAWGPPFLRDARGENTSEAAYYLSANRNKRSVTIDFTQPEGQRLVRELAAKSDIVIENFKVGGLASYGLDYERLKAVNPRLIYCSITGFGQTGPYAKRAGYDFMIQGLGGLMSLTGRPEGEQGAGPMKVGVALTDILTGLYSTVAILAALAHRDQSGEGQHIDMALLDVQVACLANQAMNYLTTGTPPKRLGNAHPNIVPYQDFPTADGDFILTVGNDGQFRKFAEVAGQPQWADDPRFATNKQRVAHRAELIPLIRQATVFKTTAEWVAELERAGVPCGPINDLAQMFQDPQVVARGLKVDVPHPLAGSVPQVASPIRLSETPVEYRRAPPLLGEHTEAVLRDVLGLDVAAVQVLRSAGVL; from the coding sequence ATGGGAGCACTGTCACATCTGCGGGTGCTGGACCTGTCGCGTGTGTTGGCCGGGCCGTGGTCCGGCCAGATTCTCGCCGACCTCGGGGCTGACGTGATCAAGGTCGAGCGCCCGGATAGCGGCGATGACACCCGGGCGTGGGGCCCGCCCTTCCTGCGGGACGCCCGAGGCGAGAACACCAGCGAGGCGGCCTACTATCTGTCGGCCAACCGGAACAAGCGTTCGGTGACTATCGACTTCACCCAGCCCGAAGGTCAGCGCCTGGTGCGTGAACTGGCGGCAAAGTCGGATATCGTCATCGAGAACTTCAAGGTGGGCGGGCTGGCGAGCTATGGGCTGGACTACGAACGCCTGAAGGCGGTCAATCCAAGGCTTATCTATTGTTCGATCACTGGCTTTGGACAGACTGGGCCCTATGCCAAGCGCGCGGGCTACGATTTCATGATCCAGGGGCTGGGCGGATTGATGAGTCTGACCGGGCGGCCTGAGGGTGAGCAGGGTGCCGGGCCCATGAAGGTGGGAGTGGCGCTGACTGACATCCTCACCGGGCTTTATTCTACGGTGGCGATCCTTGCAGCGCTGGCGCATCGCGATCAGTCGGGGGAGGGCCAGCATATCGATATGGCTCTGCTGGATGTGCAGGTGGCGTGCCTTGCCAACCAGGCAATGAACTACCTGACCACGGGCACACCACCCAAGCGCCTGGGTAATGCGCATCCCAACATCGTGCCTTACCAGGACTTCCCGACGGCCGATGGTGACTTCATCCTTACGGTGGGTAACGACGGGCAGTTCCGCAAGTTCGCGGAAGTGGCCGGTCAGCCGCAGTGGGCAGATGATCCGCGCTTTGCCACCAACAAGCAGCGGGTTGCGCATCGGGCGGAGCTTATTCCTCTGATTCGACAGGCGACGGTGTTCAAGACCACTGCCGAGTGGGTGGCGGAGCTGGAAAGGGCTGGAGTGCCGTGCGGGCCGATCAACGACCTGGCGCAGATGTTCCAGGATCCGCAGGTCGTGGCGCGCGGCTTGAAGGTGGATGTTCCTCATCCGCTGGCGGGCAGTGTGCCTCAGGTGGCGAGCCCGATCAGGTTGTCGGAGACGCCCGTGGAGTATCGTCGGGCCCCACCTTTGCTCGGGGAGCATACCGAGGCGGTGCTGAGGGATGTCTTGGGATTGGATGTAGCGGCTGTTCAGGTGCTGCGTTCTGCAGGGGTGCTGTGA
- a CDS encoding GntR family transcriptional regulator: MAEKTRFLSSVLGNEQVPAHLARSVIEERLRSAIVDGRLPPGTALRQQELAGLFGVSRMPVREALRQLEAQSLLKVVMHKGAVVAPLIDEDAVDTYGLRVLLETEALRQSIPHLDASDIALARSYIQQLENETRHAEIGRLNRLFHMTLYSKAHNHKLLRMIEIELNEEERFLRFHLSSMGLGKLTQDDHIALVDAASDKLVDQAIDVLERHLNTASRTIRNYLNSQAAK; the protein is encoded by the coding sequence GTGGCCGAGAAAACCAGATTCCTCAGCTCCGTGCTGGGTAACGAGCAGGTGCCAGCACACCTGGCCCGCAGCGTGATCGAAGAGCGTCTGCGCAGCGCCATTGTCGATGGCCGGCTGCCTCCTGGCACTGCCTTGCGCCAGCAGGAGCTCGCTGGCCTGTTCGGGGTCAGCCGCATGCCGGTACGCGAGGCGCTGCGCCAGCTCGAGGCGCAATCACTGCTCAAGGTGGTGATGCACAAGGGCGCCGTGGTCGCACCGCTGATCGACGAGGATGCCGTCGACACCTACGGCCTGCGCGTTCTGCTCGAGACAGAAGCGCTGCGCCAGTCGATTCCCCACCTGGACGCAAGCGACATCGCCCTCGCTCGCAGCTATATCCAGCAACTGGAAAACGAGACGCGCCACGCCGAGATCGGACGCCTCAACCGCCTGTTCCACATGACGCTGTACAGCAAGGCGCACAACCACAAGTTGCTGCGCATGATCGAGATCGAACTCAACGAAGAGGAGCGTTTCCTGCGCTTCCACCTGTCGTCGATGGGCCTGGGAAAGCTGACTCAGGACGACCATATCGCACTGGTGGACGCGGCCAGCGACAAGTTGGTCGACCAGGCCATCGACGTGCTGGAAAGGCACCTCAATACGGCATCCCGCACCATCAGGAACTACCTGAACAGCCAAGCCGCCAAGTGA